CGTCACCGCATCGGGCACTGCGCCGCTTTTGGGGAATACGATGGTCAGCGGGCCGGGCCAAAAGGCCTCCATCGCCCGCCTGGCCAGCGGCGGTATTCGCGCCACCAGCGGCTCCACGCCCCTCATATCGCACACGTGCGCGATCAGCGGATTATCCCCCGGCCGCCCCTTGGCCGCAAAGATCTTTTGCACCGCCTGGCCGCACAGGGCGTTTGCCCCCAGCCCATATACCGTTTCGGTGGGGAAAGCCACCAGCTCCCCCCTTCGGATCAATTCCGCAGCCGCCAGCATCGCGCCGGGTGCGTCATACGCCAGTATGCGCGTTTGCACTTCCGCTTCCCGCGCCCAATTTTCCACCCTGAAAGCCTCCTTTAAGGCATTATAACAATACCGCTACTGCCAACCCCACAGCCAGCCCACCGGCCAGCGCCAATCCGTTTAGCGGCCCGCGCGCGGCCTCTATGCCCTCTGCCAGCAGCGCCGTACAGATGATATAGACCATCGCCCCGCCGGCAAAACTCAGGCACAGCGCCACGAAATAGGGCGAAATACCGCCCAGCGCGTCGCCGATAAAGGCGCCTGCCGCCGTGGGCGCGCCCGCCAGCAGCGCCATGCCCATTACGCGCCACTTGCCCATTTGGGCCATCCGCAGCGGGATGCCCAGAATAAGCCCCTCGGGCAGATCGTGCAAAGCGATCAGCATCGCCAACGCAAAGCCGTATTCTATCTCCACCTGCATCCCAGAGCCAATGGCCAGCCCCTCAGGCAGGTTATGCGCCGCAATGCCCAGCGCCATTAATAGCCCCGTCCGGCCGATGCCGCTATGCAGCTTTGCCGTCGCCTGCCGGCGGTAAAGAAACGAGTCGGCGCCCGCCATGCAGAACGCCCCCAGCAGGATGCCTGCGACCCCAGTCCACAGCCCGCCCAGCGCCATGGCGCCGGGCAGCAGGTCAAAGCAGGAGACCGCCAGCATCAGCCCAGCCGCTCCGCTTAAGGTAACGGCCACCAGCCGGTTGCCCGGCATGCGGCGGATCGAGAAAGCCAAAAGCCCGCCTAATCCCGTGCCGAACACCCCGCTAAAAGCGCCCAACAGCGCCGAAAAGCCCTCTGTTTCCATACCAGGCCCCCTTCCTCTTAAGGAAGGTATATGGCCGGTCCCGCGGGGTTATACGCGATTAGTCCTGGGCGCTGTTAAGCGCCTCCAGCTGCGCCTGCTGGTCTGCCAGCGCCAGCGCGTCTAGCATCTCATCCAGGTCCCCATCTAAAAAGGCTTCCAGTTGGTAGACCGTCAGGTTGATCCGGTGGTCGGTAATGCGCCCCTGGGGGAAATTATAGGTACGGATGCGTTCGCTCCGGTCGCCCGAGCCGATCTGGCTGCGCCGGTTTTCACTGTAGGCGGAGTCCTTCTGCTGGCGGTAATAATCCAGCAGCTTGGCCCGCAGCATACGCATGGCCGTTTCGCGGTTTTGTATCTGGCTGCGCTCATTCTGGCAGGCCACCACGATCCCCGTGGGCATATGGGTAATGCGCACGGCGGATTCGGTCTTGTTTACGTGCTGGCCACCCGCGCCGCCGGAACGGTAGGTATCGATCTTTAAATCCGTTTGGTTAATCTCCACATCCACATCCTCCGCCTCCGGCAGCACGGCTACCGTAGCCGCCGAGGTGTGGATGCGCCCGCCGGATTCAGTGGAAGGGATGCGCTGCACCCGGTGTACGCCGCTTTCATACTTCAGGCGGGAAAACGCGCCCTTGGCATTGATCAGCACCACCGCTTCCTTCACGCCGCCCAGCTCGGTCTCATTCAAGGCCGAAACCTCGTATTTCCAGTTATGCCGCTCCGCATAGCGGATGTACATCCGCATCAGATCCATGCCAAACAGCGCGGCCTCCTCGCCGCCCGTGCCCGCGCGGATCTCCAGCACCACGCTCTTGTCGTCCTGCGGGTCCCGGGGCAGCAGCATGCGCTGCAGCTCTTCCTCCATGGGGGCCACCTGGGGCTCCAGCTCTTCGATCTCGGAGAGCACCATCTCCCGCAGTTCCGGGTCATCCTCAGCCTCCAGCATCTCCCGCGCCTCCTGCAGGCTGGTTAGCACCGTCCGGTACGCCTTGGTCTTTTCCACCACAGGCTCCAGCTCGCTCATCTCCCGCATCATGCCCCGCCATTCTTCCTGGTTGGCGATCACTTCGGGTTTGGCCGTCTCCTCGCTTAAAAACTGGTACCGCTCTTCAATTGGAATCAGCTTGTCTAACAACTTGCCACCTCTGTATCAGGGCCGCTTATTCGGCCGTATTTTTCCATTGTCCCGCGCAGCCGCGCAGGTTTCCCGACAGGTCGGGGAAGTTTTCCACGTTCTGAAAGCCGGCCTGGCGCAGCATCCGGCAAAGCAGGTCGGCCTGCCCATCCCCCGCCTCCAGCACGAGATACCCGCCGGGCGCCAGGTGTTGGGCGGCCTGTTCGATGATGCGGTGATAAAAATCGAACCCGTCCGAGCCGCCGTTGAGCGCCAGCTCCGGTTCAAAGTCCCGCACTTCTTTTTGCAGGTGCGGAATCTGCGAGCGCGGAATATAGGGCGGGTTGGATACGATCAGGTCAAAGGTCTCCCCCTGCACCGCCTCCCAAAGGTCGCCCTGGGCAAAGCGCATCAGGTCGGATACGCCGCACTTGAGCGCATTGGCCTTGGCCATTTCAATACAGGATGGGTCGATATCCGCGCAGGTCACCCGGGCCTTAGGCAGCTGTACCGCCATGACCACGCCGATGCAGCCCGAGCCGCAGCATAGATCCAATATATGGGGCTGGTCTATCTCCAGCTTGTCCGCGCAGCCCATCGCGTATTCACATACCGATTCGGTATCCTGCCGGGGGATCAGCACCCCCGGGCGCACCGAGATATCCAGCCCCATAAAGGCCTGGCGCCCGGTAATATACTGCAGCGGCATGCGCTTGCAGCGCTGCTCGATATAGCTGTCAAATACCTGCTGCTGCTCGGGGGTCAGCACCTCGCCCGAGTGCATGCGCATGGTCATCACATCCGTGCGCAGCGCAAAGGCCAGCAGCTCCCGCGCATCGTACAGCGGCGAGGGTACGTTCTGCGCGCGCAAAAGCGCTACCGCCTCTAAAATCGCCTGTCTGCGGGTACTCATCTATACACCTCCGGTTTGTTCCAGTTCCATTCGCATATCAGGTCGCGGGCTGGCCGCCTCCGCAGCGCATTGCGCGGCCATAAATGCGTCGTAATCCTCCGTTGTTTCCGCCTGCCCATCGGCCGCTTTAAACGCGGCGATGGCCACCTCCAGCATGCTATCGTCCGGCACACGGGTGGTCAGTCGCTGCAGCTGCATCCCCGGCCAGCGCAGCGCCCTGCATACGGGGTTTTCATGCTTAGCCAAAAACTTTAACACTTCATAGGAAATGCCCGTTACCACCGGCAGCAGCGCCACCCGGCCCACCACCTGTATCCACAGCTCGTCCGAGCGGATGACCGAGAATACCAGAATGGAGATCATCATCACAATCAGCAAAAAGCTGGTGCCGCACCGGGGATGCAGTCGGCTTTGCTTGCGGGCGTTCTCCACGGTCAGCGGCAGCTCGTTTTCATAGGTAAAAATCGTCATGTGTTCTGCCCCATGGTACTGAAAAACCCGCTGGATCTCCTTCATCCGAGCCGTCAGCCACAGGTAGAGAAAGAAGATGACCAGCCTGACCGCCCCCGTGCACAGGCTGCGCACCATGGGGTCCACCCATCCCGCCATCCATTGTGTGGCCAGCGAGGGCAGGATAAAAAACAGTCCGATGGCCAGTGCCAGCCCTAGGACCATGGCCGTCCCCATCATAATGCTGTCGGCCGATTTACCCGTCTTCCCGGATATCCACTGGGAGAAACGCCCCGGCTCCTCCTCTTCCAGGCCCAACATACTGGTCGCCTTGGTGAAGGTAAACACACCCATGCGCAGCATATCGATAAAGTTGATGACGCCCCTTACGATAGGGCACTTCATCACCCAACCCTTACGCGTCTTCGTCTCCGAAACATGCAGGGCAATACGGCCATCCTCCTTGCGTACGGCAATGGCCAAAAGTTGGGGCGAGCGCATCATTACGCCCTCCAATACGGCCTGCCCGCCAATTGAACTTACCTTTTGCATTTGCTCCCCTTTCAAACCCGGACCCCGGGTTTGTCACCATCTGTAATCTTCATCTTTTTATCATAGCACAAACAGGGGAGGATACAAAAGAGGCCACGAATAAATTCTATCCACCTTTGGGGATACGACAAAAAACAGGCCGGGAAAAATCCCAGCCTGTATTTCCGTCCAACGTGCATCTTACAGCCCGTAGCGCTTTTTGAAGCGATCTACACGGCCGCCGGTATCCACCAGCTTCTGTTTGCCGGTGTAGAACGGATGGCACTTCGAGCAAATTTCAACTTTCAGTTCCTTTTCGACCGAGCCGGTCTCGAAGGTCTCGCCGCACTGGCAGCGAACAATCGCCTTCCCAAACTTCGGATGAATGCCTTCCTTCATCAGAACTCACCTCTTCCGCGCCACAGGTAATGACGTGTAACAGCACGTCCTAAATGGCTGCTTTGATATTATACCATATGCCGGTCAAAATGCAAGCAGTTTTTTTATTTATTTCGGGATCGCGTAGCCTTCCTTTTCCATCATGCCCACCCAGTCGTTCAGTTTGACCAAGAATTCCTCATTATTACGGGTCTTTTCCATCATGGTCAACAACTGCTCGGCGGCCGAGGCGTTGTTGCAGCCCGAAAGCAGCTTGCGGATGCGCAGCACGCCTTCCAGCTCCTTAGGCGTAAGCAAAAGCTCTTCCCGCCGGGTGCCCGAGCGGTTCAGGTCGATGGCCGGGAAAATGCGCCGCTCCGAAAGCGAACGATCCAGGTGCAGTTCCATGTTGCCCGTGCCTTTGAACTCCTCGTAGATGATATCGTCCATACGGCTGCCCGTATCCACCAGCGCAGTGGCCAATATCGTCAGGCTTCCTCCGTTTTCGATATTGCGCGCGGCGCCAAAAAACCGTTTGGGCCGGTAGAGCGCGCCCGGGTCCAAGCCGCCGGAGAGCGAGCGCCCTGTAGGCTGTATGGTCAAGTTATACGCCCGCGCCAGACGCGTGATGGAGTCCAGCAGGATCACCACGTCCTGTCCCTGCTCTACGCGGCGCTGCGCGTGTTCTAAAACCATCTCCACCACCCGCGTGTGGTGTTCTGGCATCTGGTCAAAGGTGGAATAGATCACTTCGCCCCGGGTGGAGCGCTGCATATCCGTAACTTCCTCCGGCCGCTCATCGATCAGCAGCATCATCAGGTGCGCATCTGGGTGATTGTCGCTGATGCCATTGGCGATTTTTTTAAGCAGCGTGGTTTTGCCCGCCTTGGGCGGGGATACGATCAGGCCGCGCTGGCCCTTGCCCACGGGCGCGAGCAGGTCCACCAGACGCATGGCCATATCCTTGCTGTTTTTCTGCTCCAGGGTCAGCCGCTCCTCCGGGTAGATCGGCGTCAGCTGCTCGAAAGGCCGCCGCCCGCGGATGCTCTCCGGGTCCAGGCCGTTGACTGATTCGATATACAGCAGCGCCATATACCGCTCGCCCTCTTTTACCGTACGGGCCTTTCCACAGATCAAATCCCCTGTTTTAAGCGCAAATTTACGAATTTGCGCCATGGAAATATACACATCCCGGCTGCCGGGCAGATAGTTGTCCGACCGCAGGAAGCCGTACCCATCCGGCAAAATCTCCAGCACGCCTTTGGCATCCCCGCACTGTCCGGTGCGGATCCAGTTTTCCACCGGCCGCTGCAGGCGGTTGGCCTCTTCGCCGCCTTGGGGCTGCTGGCTGGCCTCTTCCGCGTACTGGTTCTGTACTGGCGGCCGGGGCGTATAGCGCTGCGAAGGGGCACGCTGGCCCTCTCCGGCATTGCTCTGCCAAGCGTCATTTTGCTGCTGATTATAGCGCGGGGCATACCGCGTATTGCTGTTTTGCGGACGCATGCGGCCCTGCATATCGCTGCGCACATAGCCTCGCTGTGCATTGGGGCGCATATAGGTGCGCTGTTGCAGCCCGCCATCCAAGCTCCGTTCACGTGGTGCGGGGCGGCGCTGCGCAGACCTGTAAGGCTCGCTAGGCGCATACCGCTCCACCGGAGTATCCGCTAATTGCACCGTTTCCTGCTCACCGGCAGGCACAACCTCCTCCTGAATCCCTTCCCGCTCGACAGGCGCAGCCTCTACCGGCTCTATCGTCTGGGCAGGTGCAGACGCCTCAGGACTCTCGGTCTTTCTGGGTCGTCCCCGGCGCTTTACCGGAGGGACGGCCGGCTGATCCGCCTGCCCCTGGATAGGGGGATTGTCCGCGGCAGATTGTACTTCCATCAATTTATCAATCAATTCTTGTTTGCGATAGCGCGTAATCGAGCGGATGCCAGCTTGTTGCGCTAACGCGCGCAGCTCTTGCAGGGATTTCCCGCTAAAATCATTTTCCGCCATAAAGCACTCCTTTCGCCGAAAACGCCATGCACACCCTTTTTTCAAGGGTACCACAGCGCAACGCTGTCCTCCATACCGTGTAGTCACAACTCATAAGCCATGAGGAAAGAGGGAACGACCGCCCTCAGCGTCATTCATTGCCAAACATTTAATTTTAAAATCTTTGACGAGAAGTAGAAAGATATGCCTGCTTTTATGCAGGAACCATTCATCTTTCATAAATAATAGCAAAAAGGATCAAGTTCCGTCAAGGCACAAATAAGCGAAAATTATATCAAACGTTAAGGGAAGTTGTCAATTCTATTAACTTTCTGTTAATTCTAATGCAATCTTATAAATATCGTCCTTTTTCACCTTGCGTGCACGTGCCAATTGCTTGATCGCTTCCTTTTTCTCCATCCCGCGATCTAGTAAAATTTTCAGTGCTTCTTCCACAGGCAACGCATCCAGTTCCGATAGCGGCGGCCGCTGCGGAGCGCCCTGCAACACGAGAACAAATTCCCCTTTGGGCGGATTCGCCTCAAAATATGCCGCGGCCTGCGCAACCGTTCCCCGGAAGACAGACTCATGTATTTTAGTCAGTTCCCGCAGCACGGCAATCCTCCGCTCACCGTCAGCCTCAGCCAGCGCCGCCAGCGTCCGGTTCAGCCGCTGCGGGCTCTCATAAAAAATACTGGTGCGCGTCTGCGCGAGCAAGTGCTCCATGGCCTCGCGCCTGGCCCGCCCCTCTCGTGGTAAAAATCCCTCAAATACAAAAGCGGTATTATCCATACCTGAGAGGACCAACGCGGTTAACGCCGCGCAGGCGCCCGGCAGTACGGTAAACGGCACGCCATGCTCAATACACAGCTGCACCAGTACCGCTCCGGGGTCGGATACGCCCGGCATACCTGCATCGGATACCATCGCCGCACTCTCTCCTGCCTGCAACCGCGCGACGATCTTTTCAGCGCTGGCGCGCTCGTTATGCTCATGGCAGGATAGGAGCGGTTTTTTAATTTCGTAATGGTTGAGCAGTTTGAGCGTATGCCGCGTATCCTCACAGGCGATGAAATCGACCTGCTCCAGCGTATGCAAAACCCGCAGCGTGATGTCCTCAAGGTTGCCAATAGGGGTCGCGCACAGATAAAGCCACCCCGGTGAAACCATATTACGCTCGCCCATTCTCTCACTCCGATCCATATATTTTAACCATTTCAGGCGTATAATTTCCCTGCGCATCATATAAGATGAGCGGAGCTTGCCAAACGGCGTCTTTACCGCCGCCGCGGGTGCCTTCCAACAATACAAGGCTGGGATCTCTTCCCGCCCTGGCCTGCACAATGCGCACGCGCTTAGGGGACAGGCTCGCCTTTCCCATGGCAATGATAGCTTCTGCCGCGCGCTGTGCCGGCAGCACCAGATCTAGTGCGCCCCGCGGGCATAGACATGCAGCCGCCAGCGCTATACACGCTTCCAAGGTCATCCCGCTCTCAAACCGGGCCAGCCGCTGCGCGGGGTCTTCCGGCATCGCACGCCCGTCATCCGGCCAATAAGGCGGGTTGCACACGATCAATTCGTAATTGCGCAGCGCTTTATGTGCCGGCAATTCTCTGGCATCCGCCTTTACGATATGCGCCTTCAAATCATTGCCCGCCAACGTGCGCGCTAGCATATCACAATTCTCCTGCTGTAATTCCAGAAAGGTCATCTCTACCCCAGGACAGTGCGCCATCAGCAGTAGCCCAACCGCGCCATTGCCTGCGCAAAGATCCAAAACACGCTTTGCCCGCATACGCCGCGCAAAATGTGCCAGCAATACCGAATCGGTACCAAAGCAGAAGCGATCCGGCCGCTGGATGATCTTTAGCCCATCGGCCTGCAAGTCGTCCAGCCGCTCGCCCGGCAACAGTTGCCAATCTTTATCTGCCATGTCGCCACCCCGCTCCCTGCACGCCTACTATAGGTCAGTATAACAAAATCGCCCAAGGGAATCTATACCCTTGGGCGATCAAAGTTGTTCGATTAGGTTTTACAGAACGCGCCGGCCCCAGCTGAAGCGCTGCTGATAATAACCAGAGGACAGGCTGCTGATCACCACGCAGCGGGCCTTACCGGAGCTGCAATGGATGAACTGGCCGCCGCCGATGTAAATACCGGCGTGATCGCTCAGGTCGTTATCGTCAACCGTGTTGAAGAATACCAGGTCGCCGGGCTGCAACGCAGAGGCGCTGGAGATCTTCGTGCCGTAATCAGAATAGCCCTGGCTCTGCGCGGTGCGCGGCAGAGAGATGCCATACTGACGGAACACATAGCACGTGAAGCCCGTGCAGTCAAAGGTATCTGGACCATTTGCGCCGTAAACATAGGGCCGTCCCAAGAACTTCTTCGCCGTGGCGATGATGTTCTGCGCCGAAGAGCTACCGGAAGAGCTGCTGCCGGAAGCCGTGTTGGACGGCGTTTCATCCTTCTTCGCGCTGGAGTCGTTCTTGCTGCTCGAGCTAGAAGAAGACTTATCCGTGTTGGAGCTGGAACTGCTGGCATTGCTGTTCGAGCTGGCCGCAGGCGTCTTAGAGGCATTCTGCTTGGAAACAGCCTTGGAGCTGTTCAGCTTGTCCTCCGTCTTGGGACCTACGATACCATCGGCCACCAAGCCGTTGGCGCTCTGGAACTGCTTGACCGCTTCCGTGGTAATCGGGCCAAAGTAACCCGTTACACTGGAGTGGGTATAATAACCCAGCTCTTTCAAACGGGACTGGACGCCGCTTACGCTATCGCCCCGGTCGCCCAGCAGCAGCAAATCATCACTGCTCGCCGCGCTACCTTCGCCGCCCACGCTGTTGATGAAATCACTGTAACTGGAGCCAAAGAGAAGCTTCAAGGTCTTCTCGCCAGCCACACCGTCAATCTCCAGGTCGTTATATTTCTGGAACTGAGACAGGGCAGAAGTGGTGATCTCACCATAATAGCCCGTCACATCCGCGAAATAGTAGCCCTTCTTGATCAGCTGTTGCTGGATCTTTTTAACGGCCTCCCCCTCGCTGCCCAAGCGGTACACGGTACCAGCCGCCTGCGCCGGAGCGGGCGAGAACCCTAATAAGCTGATAGCGCATGCGCCCGCAAGCAGCAGACTCGTTATCTTCTTACAATTCAACTTTTCACACCTGCTTTCCCCGAATTTACTGTAGCATGATTGATCATGACGTTATTATAGCGGATAAAAGGCCTTGTCCGCAAATCTTTTAACTCCGTTTAAACCCGATTTGGGCTTAAATTCCGGGTTTTATTACGTTTCCGTAATAAAACTATTAATATTTTCTTCGATTTCCTCTGTTTTCCTCCGGTTTTCAGGCTATTTATTACGCAATTTTAATAATTTATTAAATTTACGTAATAAATAGCTTCTCTTTCTGTTTGTAGCCCCTACATCTATTCTCTACCGAACTTGGCCTGAATCGGCCGTTCTTGCCGCCCCGGTAAACATCAGCTCCATCTCGGTGCCGACGCCGTACGCATTCCATTCTACCACAAAGGGCTCCGATAGGCCAGCAGAACAGCCATCGGAGCCCTTGTTCTTTTCCTTTGCTACAAAATCAGCGTAAGGGATATTCCTCGTAAAGGGACAGCGCCTGCGCCAAGGGACGCATCCCCTCCGTGCTGCCTTCTGCAGACAACGAGCAGGCCGCACTGGCAATGCCATAACGGATCGCCTCTTTTAACGGCTTACCCTGGTAAGCGCCATAAAGCACACCCGCGCAAAAAGCGTCCCCAGCGCCTACCGTTCCCTTGATATATCCCTTCGGGAGCACCAGGCTCCCCATCTGCACCAATTCCCCGCTTATGCAATCCAGCCCGAAAGCCCCTTCAGTGGCGTGGACCACGACCCATTTAGCAACGCCCATATCCTGTATCATGCGCAGCGCATCCGGCATATTCGCAGCGATTAACGCATCGCCCGCGCGCAGCGGGATCCCTGTGGTCTGTTCAGCTTCAAGCTCGTTGATGATGCAATAATCCGTGTATTTCAGCGCCGGCGGCACCAGCGCCTGGAAGCGCCCGCCCGCACCGCTGACCACATCGATGGAGGTTTCGATCCCCTGCTGGCGCGCCTGGCAAAGCAGCTGCGCCATCTTGGTGCCGTAGTCCGGGTCGGGCTGATCCAACGCCCCCAGCAGCAGGATATATCCCACATGCAGCAGGCTGATGTCCAGCTGATCCCAATTCATATGTCTTAAGGAAAAAAGATCGTTCGCGCCGGGATAGGTAAAAAAGGTGCGCTGTTTGGTCTGCTCATCGCTCATCACCGCCGTGAAAGCCGTGCGCCCTTCAAAGGCGATCTGTGAACAATCGATGTTAGGATAGGCGGCCAGGCGATCCATAATCAGCTTTCCGCCCTCATCCTCGCCCACAACGCCGATAGCTTTCAGCGCGAGGCTGGCATCCAACTTTGCCAGGTCCATAATCACGTTGCATACCGCGCCGCCGGTGGAGCGGATGATCGGCTCTCCAATCGTGGCAAGCTCCCCACTTTGCGGATAACGCGGGATGGGATAGATGATATCCTCTACCAGGTTGCCGGCCACGCCAATGCCCTTCGCCACAACGATTCCCCCTTATTTCGTGATTTTTAGCGGAGTTTCTACTATATATAGTATACTTCCTGGAGAAACGAAAGGCTATAACTCTTTATAAAAAGTTATAGCCCTTGTCTCCTTAGTCCATATCTATGCTAGAGCTAGCCGCGCATCAACAGCTCCATCACGTACATCTCCAGGCCCTCATAGTCCCGGTTCTTTACAAACTCGTCGCGCAGCGCATAGTCAAATTTCTCCGCCTTCTCTTCCAGCATCTTGGCGATCTTCAGGCTGTTCTCCAGGTGCTTGTAGCTGTCGGCATCCTTCGTGGTGCGCATTGCTTTCACATCCAGGCCCACATATTCGCCATTGCTGCCGTAGTTATTCTCTTTCAGAATACGAATCTGGTTAAAGGCCTGACGCAGGTTCTCCACGCCGAAGGTCTTATCCTGATCGAACTTGATCCCATTCTGATCGTTCAGGTGGACGCTCCACAGCTTGCCCATCGCAAGGCCAAAGCCGATCTCATTGGCCGGGTCCAACCCCGCCAGGATCGCGTGCGCGCTCTCCAGCAGGCCGCCTACACGGGAGGGATCTTTGGTCGCCGCGCTCAGCCCCATCACGTGCCCGATCGTACCGCAAAAGCTCCGGTCTACGGGCTCATTGGGCTTGGGCTCTACCAGAATCTTGATATTCTTATCATAATCCAACATCGCGTTGATGGCGTCGATCGTGTAGCGGATCCCATCTACCGCGCTCTTGCTCTCTGCGCACACCGTGCCTTCCCGCGCAAACCACAGCACCAGCTTGTCGCAGCCCAAGGCGTTTGCAATATCAATGGACCGCAGCGAACGCCACAGCGCAAACTCGCGGTCTTTAGGGCAATTCGCCGTGTATCCGCCGTCGATGGTGTGCGGATCCATCCACAGGCGAGGCGCCACAAACTCGGCTTCCAGCCCGTTTTCATCTAGCAACGCCTTAACTTTTTTCGCCTCGGCAATGATCTGCTCCTGCGTCAGCTCGTTGATATTGGGTACCGCATCGTCATCGTGGAATTGCACCGCGGAAAAGCCCAGTTCTTTAAACTTTTTGATCTTATCCGCTAAAGAGATATTCGCGCGTACCGCA
Above is a genomic segment from Luoshenia tenuis containing:
- a CDS encoding TIM barrel protein encodes the protein MSGFKFSVGPWNVHDGADSYGPAVRANISLADKIKKFKELGFSAVQFHDDDAVPNINELTQEQIIAEAKKVKALLDENGLEAEFVAPRLWMDPHTIDGGYTANCPKDREFALWRSLRSIDIANALGCDKLVLWFAREGTVCAESKSAVDGIRYTIDAINAMLDYDKNIKILVEPKPNEPVDRSFCGTIGHVMGLSAATKDPSRVGGLLESAHAILAGLDPANEIGFGLAMGKLWSVHLNDQNGIKFDQDKTFGVENLRQAFNQIRILKENNYGSNGEYVGLDVKAMRTTKDADSYKHLENSLKIAKMLEEKAEKFDYALRDEFVKNRDYEGLEMYVMELLMRG